The following is a genomic window from Bacteroidales bacterium.
CGGCGTGACCATTTGACTGCCATTTGGTAATTTCTCCACTTTTTTTATCAAAAACAATTTTGAAATCGCTTCCTGAAAAGACAATACTATCATTGGTTTCAGTAGTTTTTAGATGGGGAATGTTTTTTTGAGTCAAAATAGCAGCAGGCTCATAATTCGGAATTTCAATCTGTTCTGAAGCCACCTCAAAGTCAGAAGGAATCAATTCACCAGAAGTTTTGGTTAACACACTGAAATGGACAAAATACTCCTTACCCGGTAACAATTTTAATCCGGAGAAATCAATTTCGATGGTCCGGCTTTGGTGTGGTTTGATAGACAGGTTTTCTATCTGTCCCTCGATAATGGTTTGCCCTTCAGTCTTTACTTTCCATGAAAGGTAATGTTGATCCAGACTCAGGAAGTCGTATTTGTTTAAAACATGGAAGCGTCCTGCCAAGGGATTAATCGTTTTTATTCCAATATATTGGTAAACCTTCTTCACCTCCAATAATCCCGGGTGGAGTGTTCGGTCGGCTGAAACCAGTCCATTGGCGCAGAAATTTCCATCGCTTGGGGTTTCCGGAGGGCCAAAATCACCTCCATAGGCAAAATATTCAATACCTTCAGGTGATGTTTTTAGCAAACCCTGGTCTACCCAATCCCAAATAAATCCTCCCTGCAATTGATCATACTTTTCAATTACTTCCCAATATTCTTTGAGATTACCGGTGCTGTTACCCATAGCATGAGCATACTCACACAGGATGAGCGGCCGTTCCTGGTGTTTTTGCGCGTAGCTTTCGATATGCTCGATTGAGGCATACATAGGACAATAAATATCTGTGTTCGGGCCAAGCAAGGCACGTTCGTAATGCACAGGGCGTGATGGGTCTCTTTGCTTGATCCAATTATAGCAGGTAGTAAAGTTTATCCCGTCACCGGCTTCATTTCCCATCGACCAGATGATGACCGACGGGTGATTTTTGTCCCGTTCAACCATTTGTTGAACCCGTTCCAGATGAGCCTTTTCCCAGGCTGGATCTTTGGCAAGACTTCGCTCACCGTAACCCATACCGTGCGATTCGATGTTGGCCTCGTCAATCAGGTAAAGACCATATTTATCGCACAGGTCATACCAGCGGGGGTCATTGGGGTAATGGCAGGTTCTGACAGCGTTGATATTGTGCTGCTTCATCAGTTCAATATCCTTAATCATCGAACTTTCGGTTATAACATGCCCTGTTTTTGGATCATGTTCGTGTCGGTTCACACCTTTGAGGGTAACAGCAACACCGTTAATTAAAAGCTGTCCGTTTTTGATTTCAGTGGTTCTGAATCCAATGTTAAATGATTGAACCTGTAGAATGTTGTTTTTGCGGTCGATCAGGGAAATGACTACCTTATAAAGTTCAGGTGTTTCGGCTGTCCATTTACGTGGATTTTTTATAAAAGTACTAAACCTCAACTCTTTTTGTTCGTTTGCATCCACCCGGATATTTCGCTTCTCCTGAAAAATAACAGCATTAGACATACTGCCAAGCAATTGAACCAGAATAGTTAGTTTGGGTGATTTCCCTTCATCATCATTAACCAAATCCACACTCAAATCCAACTGGCCATCGCGGTAATCGTTCACTAATTTAGCATTTGCAAAACAATCATGAATATAAACTTTAGGCAGACAATATAGAAACACATCACGCTCGATTCCGCTGATGCGCCAGAAATCCTGACATTCAAGGTAAGAACCATCACTCCAACGGATCACCTGGACAGCCAGTTTGTTTTTGCCCTGCACTAAATAAGGTGTAATATCAAATTCTGCTGGCAGCTTACTGCCCTGGCTGTAGCCTACTTCATGGCCATTTATCCAGACACACATGGCAGATTTCACAGCACCAAAATAAAGGATTACCTTGCGATCTTCCCAATCAGCAGGAATTTCAAACGTCGTAATGTATGATCCCGAAGGGTTTTCATCATGAGGGATAGCAGGGGGCTGTGGATCGGAAGTCCATTCGTAGGGCTGATTGACATAAATGGGTACACCGTATCCCAGTAATTCCCAGTTAGAAGGAACCGGAACCTGATCCCAACCGGAATAATTGTAGTCATTTGAAAAAAATTCCTCTGGTCGCTCTCCAAGACGACCGGAAAATTTGAAAAACCACAATCCGTTGAGCAACATAAAGTAAGGAGATGCTTCCCATGTGTTGTTAAAAGCCTGTTCAGTGTTAGCATAAGGAATAGCAAATGCTTTTGGGGG
Proteins encoded in this region:
- a CDS encoding DUF4981 domain-containing protein, whose product is MKFFTSLLLFIALMVNVNLAFSQHEKLFDDIENPDVVGRNKMPPKAFAIPYANTEQAFNNTWEASPYFMLLNGLWFFKFSGRLGERPEEFFSNDYNYSGWDQVPVPSNWELLGYGVPIYVNQPYEWTSDPQPPAIPHDENPSGSYITTFEIPADWEDRKVILYFGAVKSAMCVWINGHEVGYSQGSKLPAEFDITPYLVQGKNKLAVQVIRWSDGSYLECQDFWRISGIERDVFLYCLPKVYIHDCFANAKLVNDYRDGQLDLSVDLVNDDEGKSPKLTILVQLLGSMSNAVIFQEKRNIRVDANEQKELRFSTFIKNPRKWTAETPELYKVVISLIDRKNNILQVQSFNIGFRTTEIKNGQLLINGVAVTLKGVNRHEHDPKTGHVITESSMIKDIELMKQHNINAVRTCHYPNDPRWYDLCDKYGLYLIDEANIESHGMGYGERSLAKDPAWEKAHLERVQQMVERDKNHPSVIIWSMGNEAGDGINFTTCYNWIKQRDPSRPVHYERALLGPNTDIYCPMYASIEHIESYAQKHQERPLILCEYAHAMGNSTGNLKEYWEVIEKYDQLQGGFIWDWVDQGLLKTSPEGIEYFAYGGDFGPPETPSDGNFCANGLVSADRTLHPGLLEVKKVYQYIGIKTINPLAGRFHVLNKYDFLSLDQHYLSWKVKTEGQTIIEGQIENLSIKPHQSRTIEIDFSGLKLLPGKEYFVHFSVLTKTSGELIPSDFEVASEQIEIPNYEPAAILTQKNIPHLKTTETNDSIVFSGSDFKIVFDKKSGEITKWQSNGHAVIDEPIRPNFWRAPTDNDFGNGMDKRCAPWREASQYKQVTGVSLKKIDPSQALFTATYYLPPVNAHHKMEYIINGFGEINVESSMKLLEIPMPDVDLIVSSKDDFGNSIDFDALPAFFQLNDPGYLELTEFTLEVMVYPSGFGDMNAIWSNKKWSRGKLHIEFRNNGKLYAFIGGNENRAFDFPFRTNQWYLISMVYSSFDKTLMLCVNGELVQTIALEHAEAVNIFGESFIGNNSRNERRFQGRLDEFRLWNRKLSLEELYQQSQSPLTGNENGLLLYFDFEEMTEKLIKSKTGSNMSLTYNDLRSNRPELPRFGIHFTLPGSFKNMEWFGRGPHENYCDRKSSAFVDLYESKVIDQYFPYIRPQENGYKTDVRWMTLTNDSGNGLLVDGFPIFSGSALHNSIEDFDQGTKQNYRHTIDIIPQDKVFVTIDLMQMGVGGDDSWGAMPHPQYLLPAQDYSFRFRLIPFQTGKTNPFSASNPD